One window of the Zea mays cultivar B73 chromosome 3, Zm-B73-REFERENCE-NAM-5.0, whole genome shotgun sequence genome contains the following:
- the LOC103650165 gene encoding uncharacterized protein — protein sequence MAPPHFQPPSSAQQPSAQLLPSAAMASSPSSRPLLSTASYSREPSSKLPRRSSSTPPCSSSTQVGALSLAVLSVAPLLAVPLTLAHRRPGKLPHGARLPVPWCPVVAPFFPLWLRSSAPSMAPPAPSSTRCRCSTNAQLHFSHGRGLLFPAPCAASPSPKSLRAHSSSSPHLPSLRSPSAKRRCSCSPDTFPGFLTASAARVPRVRRSVQVGC from the coding sequence ATGGCGCCTCCACACTTCCAGCCGCCCTCCTCTGCCCAGCAGCCGAGCGCCCAGCTCCTCCCCTCGGCAGCCATGGCGTCCTCCCCTTCCTCCCGCCCTCTGCTGTCCACGGCGAGCTACAGCAGGGAGCCGAGCTCCAAGCTCCCACGGCGCTCGAGCTCCACTCCTCCCTGTTCGTCTTCAACCCAAGTCGGCGCCCTCTCGCTGGCTGTCCTCTCCGTCGCGCCCCTACTGGCCGTGCCCCTCACGCTGGCACACAGGCGCCCAGGCAAGCTTCCCCATGGCGCTCGACTCCCTGTTCCATGGTGCCCTGTGGTCGCCCCCTTCTTCCCCTTGTGGCTGCGCTCCTCTGCTCCCTCCATGGCGCCCCCTGCTCCTTCCTCGACGCGCTGTAGGTGCTCGACAAATGCGCAGCTCCATTTCTCCCATGGCCGTGGCCTGCTTTTCCCGGCGCCCTGCGCAGCATCTCCCTCCCCCAAGTCCCTGCGCGCGCACAGCAGCAGCTCGCCCCACCTTCCCTCGCTGCGCAGCCCCTCGGCGAAACGCCGCTGTTCCTGCAGCCCCGACACCTTCCCTGGCTTCCTCACTGCTAGCGCTGCGCGCGTGCCACGTGTTCGGCGATCTGTCCAAGTGGGGTGTTGA